ATAGCGATCTTCTCAAAGGCCTCAATCGGGAGGACCAAGTGCTTATTCGGAGGGTTACAGTGGCCCCCACCCTCGGCGGTGAAGCCGTAGTTGGGAGCGCAGAAGTTCGTGGCCGTCAAAATGATGGAGGTTCCGGGAATGCACCACCGCATGTCCTCCACGCAGCGGACCTCGAAGCACGCGCCGCAGATCTGGCCACGCTCGAACAGCGCCTCGCTCAGCCCCACCGTCGCCATTCCGAAACCGGCCTTCGTCAGGTCGCCGTAGCCGCACGCGCCGCCCACCGCGTCGCGAGGGTCGGAGGCGGCGTAGTAGGTGGCGCGTGCGGACTGCCATTCGTAGATTGAGGGGGAGTCGGTGAAGGTTaccgcagaagaagaagaagaagaaggcgagTGGGAGAGGAGGGGTGGTGtgaaaaggaggaggaggaggaggagcaccGGCGTTAGCGTCGGTGGTGGCGACATTTCTTGATTCTGAGAGAGGCGAACCAGTGAGTGGGAGTGAGTGTGTGAAAGAAAGAGACGGTTTGAAGAGGagagtttcaattttttaaatttattaattAGAACACCCTTTACCGCTTTACTTTTTACTCGTGTGGCGCACTGGCACACCACGCTATTctacctttttttctttatccccctttctttctttttcttcaaaactcgtggtagtttttttcttttcctttttttttgtccatttacagaAGAACTTAAATGCCTGTCCATTTACAGAAGGT
Above is a genomic segment from Rosa chinensis cultivar Old Blush chromosome 3, RchiOBHm-V2, whole genome shotgun sequence containing:
- the LOC112195172 gene encoding expansin-A13, with the protein product MSPPPTLTPVLLLLLLLFTPPLLSHSPSSSSSSAVTFTDSPSIYEWQSARATYYAASDPRDAVGGACGYGDLTKAGFGMATVGLSEALFERGQICGACFEVRCVEDMRWCIPGTSIILTATNFCAPNYGFTAEGGGHCNPPNKHLVLPIEAFEKIAIWKAGNMPVQYRRIKCRKEGGVRFTIDGSSIFISVLISNVAGTGDITAVKIKGSRTGWLPMGRNWGQNWHINADLKNQPLSFEVTSSDGQTVTSYNVAPKNWNFGQTFDGKQFES